A genome region from Deinococcus planocerae includes the following:
- a CDS encoding M48 family metallopeptidase, producing the protein MPSGGVEGGVPEALLEFVRGFIVFNAGVKKAARYQQYFAVKEAVRVTRGELLVTVRTPDRTARVLNAWLRGRARAVLGERLTRCLEQAAPFGIRHDGSFQLRTMWTRWGSCTRAGRLTFNPLLIQAPGDCIDYVLLHELCHTAEFGHSSAYYALLGRMLPDWKSRRSRLNRLVELAG; encoded by the coding sequence TTGCCGAGCGGCGGGGTCGAGGGCGGGGTCCCGGAGGCGCTCCTCGAGTTCGTCCGGGGCTTCATTGTCTTCAACGCGGGGGTGAAGAAGGCCGCCCGCTACCAGCAGTACTTCGCGGTGAAGGAGGCCGTGCGGGTGACGCGGGGGGAGCTGCTGGTGACGGTGCGGACGCCGGACCGGACGGCACGGGTCCTGAACGCCTGGCTGCGGGGGCGGGCACGGGCGGTCCTGGGCGAACGCCTGACCCGGTGTCTGGAGCAGGCGGCGCCCTTCGGCATCCGTCATGACGGGAGTTTCCAACTCCGCACCATGTGGACCCGCTGGGGAAGCTGCACCCGTGCCGGACGTCTGACCTTCAACCCCCTGCTGATTCAGGCGCCCGGGGACTGCATCGACTACGTCCTGCTGCACGAACTCTGCCACACCGCGGAATTCGGCCACTCGTCGGCGTATTACGCGCTGCTGGGCCGCATGCTTCCGGACTGGAAGTCTCGCCGTTCCCGCCTCAACCGCCTGGTGGAACTGGCGGGATAA
- a CDS encoding efflux RND transporter periplasmic adaptor subunit, with protein MSQLEMRSGLDALEAPTTSPLPARGGRSGRVWLWAAFLVVIGLVTVTAVEMKLRAPLPQRIVVQPVRQATFAQQVQGTGVVESQLISVTFPTPGRVKAVYVHAGQRVRQQQPLAALDNALLPSTLGTAQNTLADSEVRLQAEQARHQAALQGLQLQVHKALSDLGTARSLYAVGAIAQQDLVTAQDAVQQARLNIQQEDVTNRSTVAQLRQQQAASAQQLREAQVDAADDLLRSPVDGVIATVGLTPGVNSAATPVEIVKDHTAKVRVDLPEASSAGVRVGDVVQLVLSTDQQALTGVVDRVGVVATVSTSGNAVVPVYVRLPGGTPPLRSGLSVDASITTLTIPHALTVPLEAIVEDDPQTTATLGSAATWVWVVTPASTLQKRRVTVLARDVNDAAVQGLRPGERIARTPQDAFRDGLSVAEDHAP; from the coding sequence ATGAGCCAACTGGAGATGCGGTCCGGCCTGGACGCCCTGGAAGCGCCCACGACCTCTCCACTGCCGGCACGGGGCGGGCGATCCGGGCGGGTGTGGCTGTGGGCGGCGTTCCTGGTGGTGATAGGTCTCGTCACGGTCACAGCGGTCGAAATGAAACTGCGCGCGCCGCTGCCACAGCGCATCGTGGTGCAGCCCGTCAGACAGGCGACCTTTGCCCAGCAGGTGCAGGGAACCGGGGTGGTCGAATCGCAGCTGATCAGCGTGACCTTCCCCACGCCCGGCCGCGTGAAGGCTGTCTATGTTCACGCCGGTCAGCGGGTCCGGCAGCAGCAGCCGCTGGCCGCCCTGGACAATGCCCTGCTGCCCTCCACCCTGGGCACCGCCCAAAACACCCTCGCCGACAGCGAGGTGCGTCTCCAGGCGGAACAGGCGCGGCATCAGGCGGCCCTGCAAGGTCTGCAATTGCAGGTCCACAAGGCCCTGTCGGACCTCGGCACCGCCCGCAGCCTGTACGCCGTCGGCGCGATTGCGCAGCAGGATCTGGTCACCGCCCAGGACGCGGTGCAGCAGGCGCGGCTGAACATCCAGCAGGAGGATGTGACGAACCGCTCCACCGTCGCGCAGCTGAGGCAGCAGCAGGCCGCCTCGGCTCAGCAATTGCGCGAGGCGCAGGTCGACGCGGCCGACGACCTGTTGCGCTCTCCCGTGGACGGCGTGATCGCCACGGTCGGTCTCACCCCGGGCGTGAACTCTGCCGCCACGCCGGTCGAGATCGTGAAGGACCACACCGCCAAGGTGCGGGTGGACCTGCCCGAGGCGTCCTCGGCGGGCGTCCGGGTGGGGGACGTGGTCCAGCTCGTCCTGTCCACCGATCAACAGGCACTGACCGGCGTGGTGGACCGCGTGGGCGTGGTGGCCACGGTCTCCACCAGCGGCAACGCGGTCGTCCCCGTGTACGTGCGCCTGCCCGGGGGGACGCCGCCCCTGCGCAGCGGCCTGTCGGTGGACGCCTCCATCACCACCCTCACCATCCCGCACGCGCTGACCGTGCCCCTCGAAGCCATCGTCGAGGACGATCCCCAGACCACCGCGACCCTCGGCAGCGCCGCGACCTGGGTCTGGGTGGTGACGCCCGCCTCCACCCTGCAAAAGCGGCGCGTCACCGTGCTCGCGCGCGACGTCAACGACGCCGCCGTGCAGGGCCTGCGGCCCGGGGAACGCATCGCCCGCACGCCCCAGGACGCCTTCCGGGACGGCCTCAGCGTGGCCGAAGACCATGCACCCTGA
- a CDS encoding response regulator transcription factor: protein MRILLLEDETDIRQTLAASLREAQFAVDEVGRASEARNMAEMYPYEAFVVDVRLPDGTSAGYEFVRWLRENAMHAPVLLLTARDAVEDRIAGLDAGADDYLVKPFHVGEVHARLRALLRRVRVIPTSAFVRGELRVDWTTRIVSVAGCPANLTAKEYGILELLVSHPGRIFTREEITDRVWDENFSAATNIVDVYVKNLRKKLGDWTVETVRGLGYRFPHEPACSSDSAGHPDAGGSGGAGGDSVGSGPDPPGPPGRARRIGPSGGLAAE from the coding sequence GTGAGAATTCTGCTGTTGGAGGACGAGACCGACATTCGCCAGACGCTCGCCGCCAGCCTGCGGGAGGCACAGTTTGCGGTGGACGAGGTGGGGCGTGCCAGCGAGGCACGCAACATGGCGGAGATGTACCCCTACGAGGCGTTCGTGGTCGACGTGCGTCTGCCGGACGGGACCTCGGCGGGGTATGAGTTCGTGCGCTGGTTACGAGAGAACGCCATGCACGCACCGGTCCTCCTGCTCACCGCCCGGGACGCCGTCGAGGACCGGATCGCGGGGCTGGACGCCGGGGCGGACGACTACCTCGTGAAGCCCTTTCACGTGGGCGAGGTCCATGCCCGGCTGCGCGCCCTACTTCGCCGAGTTCGCGTGATTCCGACCAGCGCCTTTGTCCGCGGGGAATTGCGCGTGGACTGGACCACCCGAATCGTCTCGGTCGCGGGCTGTCCGGCCAACCTGACTGCCAAGGAGTACGGCATTCTGGAGCTGCTGGTCTCCCATCCCGGGCGCATCTTCACCCGGGAAGAGATCACCGACCGGGTATGGGACGAGAACTTCAGTGCCGCCACCAACATCGTGGACGTGTACGTCAAGAACCTGCGCAAGAAGCTCGGGGACTGGACCGTCGAAACCGTACGTGGCCTGGGCTACCGCTTCCCTCATGAGCCTGCGTGCTCGTCTGATTCTGCTGGCCACCCTGATGCTGGCGGCAGCGGTGGTGCTGGTGGTGACTCTGTCGGGAGTGGCCCTGACCCACCTGGGCCGCCTGGCCGTGCAAGACGAATTGGACCATCAGGCGGTCTTGCTGCTGAATGA
- a CDS encoding sensor histidine kinase: MHHSLTELRTVRELEARFLADASHELRTPVTALMTVLEHALDRPRSPQEQHEALERALRNARHLRQLTTDLLTLSRARFAPTRLDLDLLVLANEVVDRLMPLAVQKDLQVEVDGTPAPLQGDPVLVTRLIENLLSNAVKFTDAGGVRVYVHPVGDEVEVTVEDDGVGITPEQVTQLQEPFQRGGDQRREGFGLGLAVVRSVAEAHGGRVELERRTEGGTRATVRLARRPPNLFG, encoded by the coding sequence ATGCACCACAGTCTGACGGAGTTGCGCACCGTGCGGGAACTGGAAGCCCGGTTTCTGGCCGACGCGTCGCACGAGTTGCGCACGCCCGTCACCGCCCTGATGACGGTGCTGGAACACGCCCTGGACCGCCCCCGCTCCCCGCAGGAGCAGCACGAGGCCCTGGAGCGCGCCCTGCGCAACGCGCGCCACCTGCGGCAGCTCACCACCGACCTGCTTACGCTCTCGCGTGCCCGCTTCGCTCCCACGCGCCTGGACCTCGACCTGCTGGTGCTGGCCAACGAGGTCGTCGACCGCCTGATGCCGCTCGCCGTCCAGAAGGACCTGCAAGTCGAGGTCGACGGCACCCCAGCCCCCCTTCAGGGAGACCCCGTGCTGGTGACGCGCCTGATCGAGAATCTGCTCAGCAATGCCGTCAAATTCACCGATGCCGGGGGGGTGCGCGTCTACGTGCACCCCGTGGGCGATGAGGTCGAGGTGACGGTCGAAGACGATGGCGTCGGCATCACCCCCGAACAGGTCACTCAGTTGCAAGAACCCTTCCAGCGTGGGGGAGATCAGCGGCGCGAGGGCTTCGGCCTGGGACTGGCGGTGGTGCGCAGCGTCGCCGAGGCGCACGGTGGCCGGGTCGAACTGGAACGCCGGACGGAGGGCGGGACACGCGCGACCGTGCGCCTCGCGCGCAGACCCCCCAACCTGTTCGGCTGA
- a CDS encoding nucleotidyl transferase AbiEii/AbiGii toxin family protein, with protein MKTLARLQRRLAYERFLARLFSVVGDTWVLKGGYALELRLGGRARATKDLDFHASGDTELLDTLQEAAEADLDDHFRFVVQPPERGTLGGPEVHGVMRTRRGAAWSSISAGLGPRSHSGWVLGPPEVYDRPGVRALSSGKTFPLNPSSSPG; from the coding sequence GTGAAGACCCTCGCCCGGCTCCAGCGCCGCCTCGCCTACGAGCGCTTCCTGGCCCGCCTATTCAGCGTGGTGGGGGACACCTGGGTGCTCAAGGGCGGGTACGCCCTCGAATTGCGCCTGGGCGGCCGGGCCCGGGCGACCAAGGACCTGGACTTTCACGCTTCTGGCGACACCGAACTCCTCGACACCTTGCAGGAGGCCGCCGAGGCGGACCTGGACGACCACTTCCGCTTCGTGGTGCAACCCCCGGAACGCGGCACCCTGGGGGGCCCGGAAGTTCATGGTGTCATGCGGACTCGGCGAGGTGCGGCGTGGAGTTCGATTTCAGCCGGCCTTGGTCCTCGTTCCCACAGTGGATGGGTGCTCGGGCCGCCAGAGGTGTACGACCGTCCCGGGGTACGGGCGCTGTCCTCGGGGAAGACGTTCCCGTTGAATCCGTCGTCCTCACCGGGGTGA
- a CDS encoding Na+/H+ antiporter subunit E, with translation MKGLAFNVLLAVVWALFAGEVSLRELVVGAGLGFALLALFPRALGTGGYVRRVGAGLGFLGFFLRELTVANVQVALFALRPRPPLRPMIVAVPLRVRGDGPLTMLTAVITLMPGTVAMGFSADRRVLYAHAIGTPNVGAAHEAILAVEDRLLRVLDLPTHRLTRASA, from the coding sequence ATGAAGGGACTGGCGTTCAACGTGCTGCTGGCGGTGGTGTGGGCCCTGTTCGCGGGGGAGGTGAGCCTGCGCGAACTCGTCGTCGGCGCCGGGCTGGGCTTTGCCCTCCTGGCGCTCTTTCCCCGCGCGCTGGGCACCGGGGGCTACGTGCGCCGGGTCGGGGCCGGGCTCGGCTTCCTGGGGTTTTTCCTGCGCGAACTCACCGTGGCGAACGTGCAGGTGGCCCTCTTCGCCCTGCGGCCCCGTCCCCCGCTGCGCCCCATGATCGTGGCGGTGCCGCTGCGGGTGCGGGGCGACGGCCCCCTGACGATGCTCACCGCCGTGATCACCCTGATGCCGGGCACCGTGGCGATGGGCTTCAGCGCGGACCGCCGCGTCCTCTACGCGCACGCCATCGGCACGCCGAACGTGGGGGCCGCCCACGAGGCCATCCTAGCGGTGGAAGACCGCCTGCTGCGCGTCCTCGACCTGCCGACACACCGCCTGACCAGGGCGTCAGCGTAG
- a CDS encoding HesA/MoeB/ThiF family protein, whose translation MIAKRYVNPFKYRARYDSRLMLGSPHSNVSLPYRRELEFIIRDREVSEQTLNRLSDQERHVLERERVLIDWVPRNDHLLDRQLGFFSLCVDEPQDVQQRLSNATVAILGLGGLGSQAAYLLATAGVGKLVIVDYDVIERSNLNRQVLYNEDNLGQLKTDAAEAALKRLNPHLAIEKHNAHLLSKSVIQDIVRGADFVVRAVDQPFHVAFEVDDACRELGIPHLGGGFAETTCVAGPLCLPNSTPLQATIAGHDFVTPEYFKGPIMGPLAFWLSSVIVSDVLRYLTRLGQPMLVGRILVLDWLSGKMFVQDA comes from the coding sequence ATGATCGCCAAGCGTTACGTCAACCCCTTCAAGTACCGGGCGCGATACGACAGCAGGCTGATGCTCGGCTCTCCCCACAGCAACGTCAGCCTGCCGTACCGCCGGGAGCTGGAATTCATCATCCGCGACCGAGAGGTCAGCGAACAGACTCTCAACCGGCTGAGCGATCAAGAACGCCATGTGCTGGAGCGAGAAAGGGTCCTGATCGACTGGGTGCCCCGCAACGATCACCTGCTGGACCGGCAACTGGGGTTCTTCTCGCTGTGTGTGGACGAACCCCAGGACGTTCAGCAGCGCCTCTCCAACGCCACCGTGGCCATTCTCGGCCTGGGCGGGTTGGGTTCGCAGGCCGCCTATCTGCTGGCGACCGCCGGCGTCGGCAAGCTCGTCATCGTGGATTACGACGTGATCGAGCGCTCGAACCTGAACCGTCAGGTGCTCTACAACGAGGACAACCTGGGGCAGCTCAAGACGGACGCAGCCGAGGCCGCCTTGAAGCGGCTGAACCCGCACCTGGCCATCGAGAAGCACAACGCGCACCTGCTCTCCAAGAGCGTGATCCAGGACATCGTGCGGGGCGCCGACTTCGTGGTCCGTGCGGTCGATCAGCCGTTCCACGTGGCCTTTGAAGTCGACGACGCCTGCCGGGAGCTCGGCATCCCGCACCTGGGGGGCGGCTTCGCCGAGACCACCTGCGTCGCCGGACCGTTGTGCCTTCCGAACAGCACCCCCCTCCAGGCGACCATCGCCGGACACGACTTCGTGACCCCGGAATACTTCAAGGGTCCCATCATGGGCCCGCTGGCGTTCTGGCTGTCCTCTGTCATCGTCTCGGACGTGCTGCGCTACCTCACGCGCCTGGGCCAGCCGATGCTCGTCGGCCGGATCCTGGTGCTGGACTGGCTGAGCGGCAAGATGTTCGTGCAGGACGCCTGA
- a CDS encoding transposase family protein yields MAPKRWFWRHLGATLCLVPKRKDGPRPTRPAHPRRVAPRAHRRRRESGLIVVKVHNTTPTPHCPQCDTPAGRTRSTSTRTLADLPWGGWRVVWRLCVRRCPCPWQRIFAERFETLAVPSARRTSRLAEALRGIELALAGGRSRGAADTRSSWVSTSGRVGAGAGHRRPGVPPGADLRHHPR; encoded by the coding sequence ATGGCGCCGAAGAGATGGTTCTGGCGCCATCTCGGTGCGACCCTCTGCCTGGTGCCGAAGAGAAAGGATGGACCTCGCCCCACGCGCCCTGCTCACCCTCGACGGGTTGCACCTCGAGCACATCGTCGCCGACGAGAAAGCGGCCTGATCGTCGTCAAGGTGCACAACACCACGCCCACTCCGCACTGCCCGCAGTGTGACACGCCCGCAGGTAGGACACGCAGCACCTCCACCCGGACTCTCGCTGACCTCCCGTGGGGTGGGTGGCGCGTCGTGTGGCGGCTGTGCGTTCGTCGTTGCCCCTGTCCCTGGCAACGCATCTTCGCCGAGCGTTTCGAGACCCTGGCCGTGCCCTCTGCCCGTCGAACCTCCCGCCTGGCCGAGGCTCTGCGTGGCATAGAACTGGCGCTCGCTGGTGGTCGGTCGCGAGGCGCTGCTGACACTCGTTCGTCGTGGGTCTCCACATCCGGGCGCGTCGGTGCGGGTGCTGGGCACCGACGACCGGGCGTACCGCCAGGGGCAGACCTACGGCACCATCCCCGTTGA